The Amblyomma americanum isolate KBUSLIRL-KWMA chromosome 5, ASM5285725v1, whole genome shotgun sequence genome window below encodes:
- the LOC144135519 gene encoding uncharacterized protein LOC144135519 produces MLANIRVPAANQRAVEKAAGLFQACKRLGSDARRSEVHSLKSFLSQLGLDMSNMPYDPNFDTMELITRLSLEYGFPTFFKIGYFNRPHLPNKILEVLTVPHCDTNRKGTR; encoded by the exons ATGCTGGCCAACATCCGCGTCCCGGCAGCAAATCAGCGCGCTGTGGAGAAGGCTGCCGGCTTATTCCAGGCCTGCAAGCGCCTCGGGTCTGACGCAAGGAGATCCGAG GTTCACTCGCTCAAGTCATTCCTCAGCCAGCTGGGCCTCGACATGTCCAACATGCCCTACGACCCGAACTTCGATACCATGGAACTAATCACGCGACTGTCCTTGGAATACGGATTCCCAACCTTCTTCAAGATCGGCTACTTCAACAGGCCCCATCTTCCCAACAAAATTTTAGAAGTACTCACCGTCCCTCACTGTGATACGAATAGGAAGGGGACTCGTTAA